The Labrus bergylta chromosome 23, fLabBer1.1, whole genome shotgun sequence genome includes the window CTTGACTCCAACCTGAACTTTaaagcacatgtaaaaaaaagtctgtaaacaaattaaatttaacCTTGCCAACTTCAGATTTTTCAGAAActccatgtctactgaagcagccaagATGTACATGTATTCAATGATTTTCTCATATATGACCTACTGTTTGACAAGCTGGTCTCAGGCAAGTCACACCACATTAAAACCACTACAGTCTTTGtataaacagacaataaaagtttTAGACAAAAAACCAAAGCAATTCCACCACTGTTCAATCCTCAAAAAATACAACCTCCTGAGCTGGGAGAAcatgattaaacacaaaaatgcatgcctcctttataaaatcacacatggtttggcccctcccccactcagaGAGTTTGTAAGCATacgaacaaacacacatcacttcACGAGGGGTGTCTCAAGAGGCGACTGCATTATTCCTCTaaggaagtgtgtttttagtcaGTCGGCCTTTTCTGTTACAGCCTCACGTAAATGAAACAACATCCCAACAGTTATCAGAGAGAGCAACACATATCGTTCATTTGGTTCAAATCTGAAACAGTGGCTATTTGATAACCACATCTGCCAGCACTAAACCTGTTCCGCTCGCTGCTGCCCCCTTGTGTCTGGTTGTTGATGAATGTGTCCTGTTTCTTAAATGACTGTGGCCTGCGTGTTAGTTGTCTGttgaggtgagcttcaggtataactcactcaatgttttttatgtggccttgtgtaatttgtaatttgtacgtgtttattgtatattgtgttacatgttgtcttgttgtgtgcacGTTACAGTTACTTTAGTAGGTTATTGGATACATGCTTTTACtaatacttgtttttgtagtttttagcgatgtttgaatttgttttgttttttttatcaaatctggccagggacaacagatgaaaattagccttttggctaactctggcatatttacagaaatgtttattaatatgcaatgtccctgtaaaataaaaaataaataaataaataaaaataaacactttcatTGGATCTAAGGCTTATCGATGGGATATGACCTCACTGCGCTCTCTGCCCCTCCTCCTGTGGCTTTAGTGGGTACTGCAGTTAGCAGACCATGCTGCTGGAACTGCCGAGTCTTTGCACAAAGTATTTTTAATCTACGCAGCATTACATATCCACGGAATCGTTTAGAACTCACGTTGCACCCTTTCACTTTCTGAGCAGAAGCAAAGGGAGTGGGGAGGGGGAGCTATGGAGACAGTCCTGTAGGAGGCGTGATGGGCCAGCTGTCattataatgaaaacaaacaatggaCCGCTGCCCCTGCTATGAGGACCAGTGATGAGCAGTTAcattaaaaagagagaagatAGTTTTAACTTCGGGTCCGATGTGGCAGGAATCTGTGCCAAGAATCCGGACCAGAGCggacccccacccctcccccggTAATCCAGATTACCAGTCCAGCCCTGAGGGTGGCTGACTGCTTTTCTTTCTGGTATtctgaagaacaaaaaacaacttcacaGAGCTGACACTAGATGTCATCCAAATGTCATCACTATGGGCAATGTTGATTCGCCATAACACAGACCAATCAGAAGTACTCAAAAGACACGAAAAGCTGACGAGTGAAGACGATAATGTCCTCACCATGTTTCCCTGATTGATGCTCCTCCGGATAACAAATCAAATCTGGAAGCTGTCATCACCCCCATGATTATTGGGCTGTGCGAACCAGCAGTGATAGCACACATTATATTTACATATAGCGACATGATTACACTGTCGATTAGATTTCGGTTTCGGCGCGCGCCCTCCTACTTTTTGCACTTCTCCTTTTAACTAGGCGCACTGCGCTTTTACGCACGACTCCACTGACTTTCTGCAGCAGTGCAGAGTGTCATGAGGACCGTCAGTGTATGAGCGACAAGCTGCCATCTCTGCACGACGATGATCCTCCTGCCTGCTCTGTTAATTCTTTGGGGAGAAGCGGCTCAGTGCCTGGAGGAGGATGGAAGATTTCACTTCAAGGGAGACCTCCGTCACTTCGCCGTGGCCAATGGCACGGTTTACATCGCTACTGAGGAGATGCTGTACCAACTAAACCACGACCTGACTCTGGTCCGGAGTCTGAGCCAGAGAGGATTCTTGGCACACATTCCTGGCAAATATGACCTGAAGTTAAACCGATCTTCTGATATGGGGAATGTTACGTTCAGTGTCAACGTGTTATTGCCGCATGTTGCAGACAAAAATGTGATAGTTTGCGGTGTTATTGATAAGGGGTGCGGATGTGAGTGCGGTTATTGTGAACTGTTGGACTTGAAGAACATTGCCAATGTGCTGCACTGGGAAAAAATCGAGGTAGGCTCTTTTTGGCGCAGCAGTGCGTCCGTGAGCCGCCTGGTGAGTGTGGAGACTCGGACCCGGGCAGAGACTTACATTCTCACCGCCGTGCAGCAATACAAGAAAGAGCCGACAAAGACAGGCTGCCCACCTTTGTCAGATGCAGTGAACCTTCGTAACACGAATAACAATCAACCAGGACAAATATTTTCTATTAATAGCGAAGAGGTAGGAAGTCCTAAAATCACACGGGAAGACGATGAAGACGATGTGGAGTTTGTGGATGGATTTCAGATTCATTCCATCATCTATATTTTCTCCAATCTGCCCtcaaatgacagaaacagcAAAGTCCGTCTCCTTTGGCTTGAAGGCAAAGGAGGCAAACATCAGACTGTGAAGTCGCTCCGGGGCGCAACTCTCAGAGTCTCTGATGGAGAGAAAGGACTCAGACTGATCGCCTCCTCGGTGATCCCGGGCGGTCCGCCGGTGCTCTGGTGCGGCGTGTTCAGTGTGGACGGAGGACAAACCAACACCGAGCTGGTGCTGTTCGACATCAGCCCTGATCTCACCAGAGAGCAAGATATGGACCCGGACTTCTGCTATGACTGTGGTTCTAAGAAAGAGGTGCGTCATAATGTACAAAAAGTTTCAATAGAGCATAAGAAGTTGTCTCAACACAGAGTTAGTATTTCCAGGTTTATCACACCACACTGAAACAATCTTCCATTTCAAGTGCAAGCAATCTCAAGTCCAGAATCAAAAAGAACCCAAATAATCATTAATTGGAATCCTTATTGAAATAAATGAGCAAGCTTTAAAAAGCTAGAGAACCAAATGCACGGAGGAAAAAGAAGCTCACTTTGTTGCATCATATTTACTACTAATAATCTTAGGAGACGTTTCTGcatctaaaaacattttcataatcaAGTAAAAAGTATTGACAGTTAATTCAAAGTGCAATCTTGTCTGGTTGTCAGCTCTTTTTCGAAAGGAACAAGGCAATGCTgacttatttaaaaatgaaaaaaaaaatcaatgaacacGGCAGATTCGTATCACCCATTTAGATATTAATTCATTTTAGATTAGTTCAAGTAAGGTCATATGtctctaaaatatatatatataagtatgtatattataataatatgaaatatagtataaaatataaacaaccCGATGAACGGAAGTTGACAGTAATGAGCCGTAATTGGCCGTTATTATAAACACTGTTGTGATATCTGATGAGGTATTTGTTGTCTCTTTTAAAGCCAAAGACACTGAAGCCGAAGAAGGTGATCTTCAGGAAGAACTACATGACTTCTGTGCTGGCAGTGAGACAGAAAAACTGGATGGTTTTCATCATCGGGACGGGAGATGGGCAGCTCGTTAAGGTGAGTGTAAAAAGTGAACATTCACTATCTCAGGAAATTACTTTGAAAGAAGAAGAGCCTGGAAGCCAACATTACTGCAGACTGGGAGAAATTAAACGACAGCAAAGAGAGCCGAGAGGGGAATCTAGTTCAGTTCAATAATGATgcttcaatcaatcaagctttgtttctatagcacctttcatacaaatcaaacgcaattcaaagtgctttacagcagCTGACGAATGAGGAGAAAAACACTAAATAGTGACAAAAcatggtgaaaaataaaatggatttaGAAGTAGAGACTAATGCTCACCAAGaggaataataaaaataatatgtaaaaaggtaaagagtgaaaaataaaaatagttaagaaaataaaagattaaaaaatagtaataaaagtaataaaacCATTAGCCTacataaaagccagactgagtagatatgtttttttatcaaataattTTTAGAAGTATTAATAGTTCCAGATCCTCGGCAGACCGTCCCAGCGCCTTGTAGCGCAGTGGCTGAAAGCAGCGTCACctaaatctttgtttttctctgtggaATAATTTAAAGAGATGAGCTGGAGGATCTTTAGTTCATAAACTTAAAGCATCTCTGAGACGTAGTCCAGTGCAAGGCCATGCAGTGCTTAATAAACTAATACAatcctttttaaaatcacaggAATTAGTTGGAGCTGAATGAATATTCTTTGGTAGACCATAAAGGAGAGcgttacagtaaaaaaaaatatctgtaaatGAATTCAATACCAAGAAAACTCTTCACCAATGTGTTCAGAAAATCCTTGAGAGCTGCTTAAAGTTGGGGTTTCTTCTGGGTCAGGCCCATAGATACAACAAATTGGATGGCCGGGCCTGGCTTGGGTCCGGTCAGGCTGGATATTTCGGGCCCAATCGAAGCTCTAATTTGACATTGTGGTGCAGTATTGTTTTCTAACTAGTATTCGAGACATTGATATCAGTGAGCGTGGCTGTTTTCCCACCAAGGACTGGATtctaaagatttttattttggggctttttgtgcatttaatggagcgataggacagtggatatagttggaaatcagagagagagtggggaatgacatggagccacaggcgggatttgaacctggaccgcccgcttggaagacagCCACCATACATGGGGCTCGCACATTAACCAATGTGCCACCAAGGAGTGGATTTTGTGCTAAACATGCTTGCAATGGATTGAGAATCCTAAAAAAATCTTAGTTTGACCCCTCACACGCTACCTCAGgttaacattttcaatttttcacCAGTAAGGTTCTGGGTACCCTAACTCTGAGCAGCTCCCACAGATTTTATGAGCCTCgatgccaaacacaaactatgttctgctgTAATAAATATTGCGTTGATGTCGCTGGACTTGgagccattttctttttctacactAAATGCAGGGTTAACTTGAACACTTCATGGTGTCGGAGGTGAACAAGTGTACCCCTGAGGCTGAAAGTCACCAATTTAAGAAATGATTTAATTGTATGAtgagaataaaagacaaaaaaggtacttgcaaaaaaaactgcatgttaatgcataaaatgtaaaagtacattaagcagaagtgttaactctgtcattgcaaactgcatgttggcacatggaaatatttaaatacataacattacagaagacaacatcaataattatgttttgtttgagattattatattatgttttaatattgctgttcaaggttatagaaactttgacacaggttattctacctgccctgggatcagtgcattagagagagagagagagagagagagagagagactttagatctgtgtgtgtcaggccacagcacagtttgcactcgttaaggttcattacagataaaacctgctcacatgaataagttatcacaaacacacagagtgtctttgatacATAAGCATATCGGCATATGCATAGTGTTAGGCATTATAAAaagataacatgtttccaaaccaacagacttgaatttgTCCTTAagcgttgatcactgcagtctgatcagctccatgtggagtgcacgttcttcaactaagtaaactcagttaaacgactTTTGATATCAGCCTGGCTGTCCgttctgtcactgactttttatgcgccatgaatctgtgccatctccgtgcgcaATTCGATAAAGTATTTTAGCGCTGCACCgcggttaaaccagcggacctctgtatgatcgggcagcctgtgcgtgatatcgtttttggataagaatgaaatgttcagtaatagttatatttttacggtctgatgaaagctggtgataaaggtgcaacagcaggctactgcatttagaagtgatgttgcgctgaaacttttaggtgatcaacacaacacgttcacctctgggtgacctaaaaatgaaccatctgtaattaaaatcagttaatattcattttaatttactgttttttacaataaccagaggtaaaactaGTCGGTCGATGCATCAGGCTAAACGCCGGTGTGCACAACCTacacttagtctggatgtgtggagacggtctgggccgttacgcatggcgaagatgattgttttttatttgcacgagctgctctttgtggctcactccataggaagctttgttattattagTCAAAACTTTTGTTCtacatcagtcaagacaggagaaactggaaaGAAGTGTGcacagaactgaagaccgtcaggATGTGCGCGCAGTGCAGCGGTGTGCCTGTCGTTAAGTTCCGTAGCTTTGATAcgattctggcaacttgtgagcaaataaagctaaagaaatatcgctccttcgatctctattgaaaacctgcattctgtgtcacctctctcaggtgttcagtgtgttttctgatgtgatgtattaccagcgtaaagcaggagcagctcgtgatactccctgctgagaagatagttTGTGCCCTGTTTAATTAATTttcgtatcatgatatcaacctttacgttgctcattttacataggttttaatacaattcggggAAAACACGTACcctattacaaatatttaatttataaagaaTCTCTAagtatttttcaatacatttcctccttcttcccaaaacggaTGAAAcggatgaaacctgctgtcgggccggATACGGCCCGCGGGCCATATGTCTGACATCCCTGCTTTAACCAGACATTCATGCTAATGCAACTGtacttcaaaaaataaaaaaaataaattaccaCAGCCGCCGCTGACTGTGGCTGAAAATAACTTTCCAAATATATCCGTCAGCAGAGCAGCTTAGTCTCACAGAAAGATACAACTATGTGTTGACTTTCAGCTTGCTGTGGACAAGAAGTACCAGACCACGTGTTCCAGAGTGCTTTTCAAAACCAGTGACGACCGCAAAGTGTTTCAGACATTATATCTAGATCAGGTGGATCTTAAACATGTGTACGTGCCATTTCAAAACCAGGTAGGTTTATTTCTCTTTTGGATTTATTTGTGGTACCTTTTTTTGACATATGCATGCTGTATTATAAAGTGCTGCTGAGttgctttgtgttgtgttgtgttttcttttttatagaTAAATCGTGTTCCAGTGTCAAAGTGCAGCACTTACAAAACATTGCAGGACTGTTGGTCTGCACAGGATCCATACTGTGTTTGGTGCGGCTCTGACAAAAGGTCAGAGAAACAACATCTGCAGCTGACCTTGtagcatgtcctggacatgaaaaaaggagtgaaaaactttactatagctaacggaagctcaccacaGATTAGTTAACTAGACTACTCTTTACTAGAACTAAGTGAGATCTCGCTCCCTACCAGCCactagtctactctttcctagtacctggagctatgtaaaattactccgctaacaccctttggaggacagatgaacaagttataatcacattcctaggattatctgcctaacattcatttctagaaaaATTAGATTCAAGAataacccctggtataggactctagattCCCCCCGGAGAGGGAATAACTATGAACTCCCCACActaggatgttaggtgtgtatgaggtgtgtagtaaaagtcagtagaagtgtgccgtggtgtgactgctcaagcTTACCTTACGAGGTTCACTGGGTCCTTAAGGGAGACTCCGGtctttgtggtgtaaatgatttcagtcagaaaatgatttcaaaaagtttccgaaaatgtattaaaaaacttcaaatgataATATAAGTGCAAATACataacagtaaaagtaaaaatatgaaaaggtaaaaaggtaaagcaaaacacaaagatcAAAGTCTAAACCAgagagtgtagacacttgaggttttaaaagatcttggtctcagagactaagtcccacaATGGGgattcaaaagtcagagtgacgtggagtcctttagaaaagcaaaaaagaacctCGATCAGCTTTTCTACAGCCTGTTTATAGccaaactgtctcttttttcaagattctgtaaaacctcaacaatgcatATTCGCAGAAACATGATACATCCACAGTTTATACCAAGTTCAaacaagttcatatgtggttttgaTGTCAAGGCATACAAGGTAACACAAGTGATactaagttcatatgtggttcaAGCTTGGAGACCGTGAACCAGGCAGATTTGCAAATACGCTATACGCCTACAAGCTCGTACGTGGTTTTGCTCAAATTATGGCACACTCATCCTGACCTCTCAGGTGCGTAGGCACCGCGGGTGTGTGTAGGATTGACAGGAAATATTAATATAAAAGCCAAAAACCACAAGTCATAGCGACTATATGACATATGAATGAATATGATGAAAAGATTAAatgataacaaaagaaaaagtaaatatatgaagtaaatgataaattgattaaatgataacaaaagaaaaagtaaatatatgatataaacaaattcaacaattgcataaatctttctgatctttcaacaacGTCTTCATGGAAATAAACACTTGTTTAAAACTTAATTTTTCTCCTCCTAGCTGTACGTTTGAAGATGACTGCAAAGACTCAGACTGGCTGTCCATTCCTGATGATTCTCAACAGAAGATGGTTTCATACAAAGTTGCACAGGAAAACACTGGACAGGTGCAGGCTATATACAAGTTTTGAACTATTATCAGTTTTCTTTGAAGGTTCTCATTCGTCCAGGTCATGGTAACTTCAAGTGTAATCCAAAAGGCAACTGGATTTAGTGGAAGTTCTCACGACATTTCACCTTCACTCTGAAAGATTGGtccaaaaaaaatcctttcagagaagaggtgaaacatcttccAGAACTTTAACCAAGTACAGTTGCTTTTTGGATGAAACTTTGAATTCATGTTTCATACTCTCATATCTGGACTTTCCTCAGATCACACTTACCATCCAGATGCATCTGTCGGTGGGAGAGAGTGCACTTTCTAACTTCATCTGTCaattagaacattttaaaatgaaaaacccTGAACTACAGTTCCCACAGTGCACCTTCATACTTGAAAATACTACATTTCCTGCTCAAGGTAAGCAATTTTATTATTCTAAGATAACCAAGGGAAAtgaagtatttcaaaataaggACAGTCAAGAATTTCATGAAATTAAAAAGGTTCAATATTccctgtatttatttttttacttaacaGGACTGCCTATTGAACTTAAGGTTGGACTCGGGACGACAGAGCTGTTAGAACGGCTGAGCCTTCTCAACTGCACCAAAATTAGTGGACCACCAACATCTGTCTTGTAAGTTTACTATTCATTTTCTACAAATCTTAGTAGACAATAAGGAATAAGAAAGAATAGCTAAACTTGTCAAGCCCCTATTTTgcaaagactgaaatgaataaaaaaaattatgaaaaacAGACGGTTTCCTTAAGATGAGCTATCTAGAGAGGAAGTCTGAAAACCAATGTTTTTCCTTCAAATTTGGGGGATTTCCTGTTATATTTTGGTATATCTGAGGCAGGGATGAGTTTTGCACTTGAATAAGTCGGCAGTTCACAGACTAGTCTCCTTAGAAATCTCTGCTATAAGGTTCAACACGATTACCCATCAGGTGCACACAATTTATCCAAAGGGGTGCCTCAAGGGCCAATGCgcggtccccttctcttctcaaTATACACCAACTCACTTGGTGCAAATATCTGCTCTCATGGTTTCTCATACCATTGCTATGCTGACAATACttagctcttcctgtcattcctgCAAGATGACTTCACAGTCCCAACAAGAATTTTGTCATGCCTTGCTAATGTCTCTAAATGTATGAATGAACACCACCTTCAACTCTAGCTAACATTTAAGGTTCACATGGCCTTGATTTCCTCAACATGATCCTTTCCAGTTGCCCTGTACTGCATCAGGAAGATCCGACCCTGTTAGAGATAAGCAGCAACTtcctgttttgaaaaatgaagtgaaagAGTTCAGAATAAACCTGTTGGTGTGTTATTAAAAGATCAGGTTAACTTAGagttttaacaaaaacaatgacatttccCCTAAACCGGACCAAGTAGCGCTGTGCCTAAGAAAACTACATGAACTGTTTTGTCTTCAGGTGTCGGCAGTGCATTGATGCTGGGTGTAGCTGGACCACAAACGGATGTTCTTGGGCCAATAAAGGAGTaggaaatgtaattatttttatttttatttactgttaTAATCCTTAAGATTCCTTTTTgtactgtttcatgtttttgaacTTTGTTAGCTTAATCCCTTTCCAACGCATGTCATGGAAACTTGCCTAAACATATTCTACTCACCTTCTCCTGCAGGACAGTGTTTGCCAGATGATGGAGTCATGGATGAACTTCTCAGTGAGTCTGAACCGTAactctcacacactgttttcCCTCGTTTTCACCTCATTCACATAATAATAATCTAgtgcacatttattttaagagaCCACAGatctcctccatcactcccAGTGTTGTGTCCTTCTACGGCAGAAACAATGCAGTGTTGAAGGGTTTTAACCTCAGTTCTGTGATCAGAGTGAGGTTCCAGGCAGACTGCACACCACAAGAGTGAGTTATTTCTAACACTCTTAACATTTCATATAATAATTGAATAGCCTATTTCACACATGCAATTTCTAGAAAACGGAATTGTTTTCAGACAATTTTATTTGGATGGATGCAATCTGTAGACActaacttttacatttaaaacggGTGTTAAATTATTTTGTGGCAGATTTTGGTGCAATGCTTCTTACTATGATTTTAGTTCTTaagatgtttcaaaaaagtttcccaTGCAGACAAGTGAATATTAATGTACGACTAAcaactgttgtttctctctctgttattttattcaGGTTTCCTGTTTGGGACAACACTGGTGAAAATCTGACCTTTCACATTCCCAGTGCAGAAAATAAAGGAGTAGTCAAAGTATGCCTTCTCCTCCCAGATGGCAGTTGCCATGGCAGCGCCAAAATCACCTACCGATCGGCACCATCCTGCACGAGCATTTCACCCAAAAGCACTTGGATAAGGTATGACTGTTTTAAAATAGTGTTTCCTAACCTTTGTTGCTTGGAGCCTGGCCACTTGTATCTTAGCCTCACCTGTGAGATCTTTGGCGCCCCTTCTAGGGGGGCCCGGACATCCAGTTGGGAACCAATGTTTTAGGACTACAAAAATGATAACAAATGCAGATACACAGACTTTGATTACCAAAGTTTTGTGGACAAAACATGACTGGTTAAGTTAAATACATCAAAAAACGTTTGAAGacaattcaaacacacaaacatttgacactgATTCTTGTAACATTACAAATAAGGGGTAGTGGAAACTCAAGTGGCATGTCTTTAATGGAAGCCGGTGCTTTGTCACTAACTTCAGAAGAGACTCATTCTAGGAAACACTTTCAGTAACTGAGAGACAGCTACAGGTTGAGGGTCATCATATGGGGAATGTG containing:
- the LOC114917147 gene encoding plexin-C1-like, producing MILLPALLILWGEAAQCLEEDGRFHFKGDLRHFAVANGTVYIATEEMLYQLNHDLTLVRSLSQRGFLAHIPGKYDLKLNRSSDMGNVTFSVNVLLPHVADKNVIVCGVIDKGCGCECGYCELLDLKNIANVLHWEKIEVGSFWRSSASVSRLVSVETRTRAETYILTAVQQYKKEPTKTGCPPLSDAVNLRNTNNNQPGQIFSINSEEVGSPKITREDDEDDVEFVDGFQIHSIIYIFSNLPSNDRNSKVRLLWLEGKGGKHQTVKSLRGATLRVSDGEKGLRLIASSVIPGGPPVLWCGVFSVDGGQTNTELVLFDISPDLTREQDMDPDFCYDCGSKKEPKTLKPKKVIFRKNYMTSVLAVRQKNWMVFIIGTGDGQLVKLAVDKKYQTTCSRVLFKTSDDRKVFQTLYLDQVDLKHVYVPFQNQINRVPVSKCSTYKTLQDCWSAQDPYCVWCGSDKSCTFEDDCKDSDWLSIPDDSQQKMVSYKVAQENTGQITLTIQMHLSVGESALSNFICQLEHFKMKNPELQFPQCTFILENTTFPAQGLPIELKVGLGTTELLERLSLLNCTKISGPPTSVLCRQCIDAGCSWTTNGCSWANKGVGNDSVCQMMESWMNFSRPQISSITPSVVSFYGRNNAVLKGFNLSSVIRVRFQADCTPQEFPVWDNTGENLTFHIPSAENKGVVKVCLLLPDGSCHGSAKITYRSAPSCTSISPKSTWISGNRKIKLMGSLLELVEAIKHSKVLQEVRLPNHDTYQALQTLTYDSPAATNAYWTFSSTLSLKVANETLPCSTTITYYPDPEFTSFSSTMTGNDVRITIQKKADKLGMNITELSVWGIHEENRHPCIMVDQETNDETEIEFFTCEIRNTRIATFQELEIEFGHTMVNLKLVTTLYIVMLLRLVLIPVVLIALIVIICWSKQEEVQLEE